In a single window of the Veillonella sp. genome:
- a CDS encoding ABC transporter substrate-binding protein codes for MKGLHKALLIGMMLGVTVLGTVGCMNQSSDSSNDVLKVGAISFAGTLEPTENYFSWAVVRYGVGETLIKFDDHMNATPWLATSWKQSNDKMTWTFTINDKVKFSNGNPLTAEAVKASLERTFGKSKRAKSFFNYTEMTANGQELTIKTDKPYYNLPNLLGDPLFLIMDVTAEANGRDIAKEGPIGTGPYVVTSFTKERAELGRNENYWDGKAGFAKVEIPSINDANTRAMALQAGDVDMAISIGPGEYGIFQNDKNFTIYEESSLRDVFVRMSQKGKLKNANLRAALIAAADRESYAKNLMKDTFIAGKAPLPPSIDYGFNQLRDPNAYNVERAKALLKQEGYVDTNGDGIVDKDGENLVLDFYAYTSRPELPLYAEALQADYKKIGVDLHIKIVDYAVIDTLAQSGDYDMLISSVVTANTGQPVWFLKQYWGTGSETNGSRFSNPRFDELLTLGESSNDPVVRRNAVINAEQLMLDDSVALFLGYPKINIVGNKHIDGIKISPSEYYIITKDLKRK; via the coding sequence ATGAAAGGATTACATAAGGCGTTACTGATTGGCATGATGCTGGGTGTTACGGTCCTTGGTACTGTAGGCTGCATGAATCAATCATCCGATTCATCTAATGATGTATTAAAGGTAGGGGCTATTAGCTTTGCTGGTACATTAGAACCAACGGAAAATTATTTTAGTTGGGCTGTTGTGCGATATGGTGTTGGTGAAACGCTCATAAAATTTGATGACCACATGAATGCTACACCGTGGTTGGCTACATCTTGGAAACAAAGTAATGACAAGATGACATGGACTTTCACCATCAATGATAAGGTTAAGTTCTCTAACGGTAATCCTCTTACAGCAGAGGCGGTAAAAGCATCCTTGGAAAGAACCTTCGGGAAGAGTAAACGGGCTAAGTCATTCTTTAACTACACAGAAATGACAGCTAATGGTCAAGAGCTTACCATTAAGACGGATAAGCCATATTATAATTTGCCAAACTTGTTGGGGGATCCTTTATTCTTGATTATGGATGTAACGGCTGAGGCAAATGGTCGTGATATAGCCAAGGAAGGTCCTATCGGTACAGGTCCTTATGTGGTAACATCCTTTACAAAAGAACGGGCTGAGCTTGGTAGAAATGAAAATTACTGGGATGGTAAAGCTGGTTTTGCCAAGGTTGAAATTCCTTCTATCAACGATGCTAATACGCGTGCTATGGCGCTACAAGCAGGCGATGTAGATATGGCTATTAGCATTGGTCCTGGTGAATACGGCATCTTCCAAAACGATAAGAACTTTACAATCTATGAAGAGTCATCCCTTCGAGATGTATTCGTTCGCATGAGTCAAAAAGGAAAACTCAAAAATGCTAATCTTCGTGCGGCTCTCATTGCAGCAGCAGACCGTGAGTCCTATGCGAAGAACTTGATGAAGGATACATTTATAGCTGGTAAGGCTCCGTTACCACCATCTATTGATTATGGATTTAATCAACTACGGGACCCTAATGCGTACAATGTGGAACGTGCCAAAGCCTTGTTGAAACAAGAAGGTTACGTAGATACGAATGGCGATGGCATTGTTGATAAGGATGGCGAAAATCTAGTACTAGATTTCTATGCGTATACATCTCGACCTGAATTGCCATTATATGCAGAAGCATTACAAGCAGACTATAAAAAAATCGGTGTAGATTTACACATCAAGATTGTAGACTATGCGGTGATTGACACATTAGCACAGTCCGGCGATTACGATATGTTAATCTCTAGTGTAGTAACGGCCAATACAGGACAACCAGTATGGTTCTTGAAACAATATTGGGGAACAGGTTCTGAAACGAATGGTTCTAGATTCTCTAATCCACGTTTTGATGAATTGTTAACTCTTGGTGAAAGCTCTAATGATCCTGTGGTACGTCGTAATGCCGTTATTAATGCAGAACAATTGATGCTTGATGACTCTGTAGCATTATTCCTTGGATACCCTAAGATTAATATTGTAGGAAATAAACATATTGATGGTATCAAAATATCTCCATCAGAATACTACATCATTACGAAAGATTTGAAGCGTAAATAA